GGGACTCTTaaagattaaatttaaaatgggCACTTGTAGTATACATTTACACCAGCCTGGTGAAAGTCTTTCTTTAATGACTTTATTGTTACCTTTTATTACTATGGCCATTTTCAACACCATTTCTCATTGCTGATGTTTTCTGTTGTCCAtgaatgttaatttttattCATGAGCACGATATGTTACCAAGAtttagaaatataaatgtattaaattaaaCTGTGTATGTAAGTACACTTACTGCTGTTGGAAAAAGTAGCTCATGTTTTTTATAACTGTGTCCCACTCAGGTACCGTCTCCAGACTGTGAGATCATTGGCAGGGGTCAGCTTGATGCTGAGGCTGCTGTGGGCCTGTCTGAGGTGGGACGACATGGCTGTGAAACCCTCTGCTGCTGTTGGGACAACTCGGAAAGGTGAGGAACTGGTGAACCCTTCTTCTGCTTCACCTATATTGAGCTTGTCCTTCCTTTGGGTTCTTGCCTTTGAGAGTTCCTCCTTCCAGTAGTTTCTGTATCATTTCAAACATgcatatttctctctctgttgtgaTAATTAGGGTAATAAAAACTAGAGCAGTAGTATAAAGTTTTACAACATGTATAGTTTTATTAGTTATCATCCCCTCCCTAAAAAGGTTTGGCGTTAGTATTCAGGATGATAAACTTGCAGtgaatttacattttgttgCACTCATTATGTTATGACAGCTTCAGCAAGTAGCAAATAAACGAGCTTATATACCAGTTGCAGTCATAAGACCAATACAGAAATGCTCATAAGTCCGTCACTAATCAGATAAACTCACATGGCTGACAATGTACTGATGAGTGACTGTGGTAATGTGACTAAGTATTGCATTATATTTGATTCTCTCCACAGAAACTACAGACACAGACATCATCACAACAGAGATTATAAAACGAAAAGATGTGGGGCCTTATGGCATCCGCTCAGAATACTGCATCAGGAAGATTATCTGTCCCCTCGGAAACAGAGACACCCCCAAAGGTAAAAGATAAAAGTTTGTTGTGAAACaacgatttttaaaaaattaaaatgcaaatttgaAGTACGACCAAGATCGAAGGCTGGAGGAGTTTGGGCAAACTTTTGTAAAGATAATAAATGGTTTGTTTCTCCCTTCCTATGAATAGAAACCCCCACTCCACAGAGGAAAGGCCTGCGCTCAAGCGCCTTGAGGCCTAAGAAACAGGAGCCAGCCAAGCTGACTGGGCCTATCGCTGTGGAAACATGGGTTCCTGAAGAGGAACTGGAGCTGTGGGAGATCAGGGCCTTTGCAGAAAGGTGAGAAGCACACAGctcacctcctctccttcaaCAGCATCATTTTGGGGAACACTGAATTCTTGTGAAACACAGTGCTTACCAGATTGTCTGCTTTTTCCTTGGTGTTACAGAGTGGAGAGGGAGAAGTCACAGGGTATAGATCCTTCCAAGACTGGCAGTACTCTAAAAACAGCAGAGGAGGTCAAGGCACATTTGGAGAATCAGCTGAAACAGGCTCGATTGGCTGCCCAGCAGGTGGGAACACTGTACACTGCATCAGTTTTCCTGGTGTAATAAGACCATGTTTGGGTTTAAATGTCACCAAACTCAATGTACTTAAAATGTTCCAACGTGTGTTCATAGAAACGCCTGGAGCAGCAGAGACCAAGTACAACTGCCACCACTTCCACAGCaacaaccaccaccacctcagCCAGCACTCCCATTACCCCAACGCCCACAGGCCCGAGGACAGGTCAGGTCACATCTGGAACCAAAATGGTCCTGGCCTCCAAACTGGGCTCTCCAGTCTCCTTCCAGCAAGACAAGAACTTCCATCAGTCGTTTGCTTCCTGGGTCAAGCAGGGtcagaacaacaacagctcaGGTAAGATGGTGGAAGACGAGAACTTGAAGCCCATCTGAAATCTTTCATTGAGGGGTTTTGTTAGAGACCTATGTGCCCTTCATCATATTCTGTTAGAGACggacagacaaacaaagttTTGTCACAAGAGCCTCTTTTGGTTTttcgtttttatttttatatttttccttttttcccatCGTTGTTTGATAGTCATATCAATTTAAAAAGTCAATCACCGGCATGActtttcacaacttttcttttttgtgtgtcatttttctACATTGGTAAATGTGATTGGCTTGCCAAAATGACTTTGTGGCTCGTGGTGTCCACTTTCAATCCTTTTGAAAACTAGATTTCAAATGAATTTCTATCCTACAGGGATACATGAGCCTGTGTGTtatcacaatataaacacaTGGCAAAGCAATAATCCCAGACTTTCAAAATATCAGCCCCCTTGTTGACTCAAACCTTCCAGTGGACACCACAGCTGTAGACTGGCTGTTGTGGTGGCCCTTGTGGGTATGCGTGACTGCAGGTGGCATGGTGTGTCTTGCAGCCTCCACTGGCTCGGTGGCCACCATGGCTAGCAGCATCACCACCTCAGAACAAACCTTCCAGATCGCTGGCAGCCCAGTGACTGTGGCTGGTCAGGTCCTCGCCGCCAAACTACCACTGCCCGCTAACAGCAAGATTGTCACGCTCAACATGCCCACTACTCAAGGAGGTAGGGAGCACGAGTGTCATCCATTTCCGCTGGTTTGGGCTTGCACTTGCCAAAATGGATGGAACAGCAAAGACTGTCTTGTGATAAAGACAGTGAGCATGGATATTCTACccgtgtttcttttttttttttttattggtaattttttttttttttttttagatggaaGAGCTTCTATGGCCAAAAGTTAGATTGCcatttttttgttgatgttttgtacAGCGGCATTTCTGGTTTCTGAGTTGTATTTAAACTACTGCCATCTCTTGAACTGAGGGCAACTGTTATGAATTGCTttataaatgtgcatgtgttttggttttttttctgtttttaaaaaatgtatttattaatgtttattattgttgtttattacCCTTGTGTCTTAGTATTACTCCCTCTGTTAATGTTAACTCCTTCCTAcagaatgtttcttttttttcttattattcgGTCATGAgggtttatgtatgtgtgtgaaaatttttattaaaattactgtatataaatgagATACAAAAAAAGGGATGTGCATGAGCATGTCTTGCCACTTCTGTACATCCTTGACCTGTATCATTGCATGTACCCAATGTGTATTTGCTCCTCTCCTTACATAATCGTTCTTATTAACAGGTGTGGTTCAACAGAAAGTCCTGGGCATTTTCCCCTCTGGGCCTCCTGCAAACCTGAGGACATACAGCACACTACATCCTACGACAGGCAACATGAACCTCAGAGCCACCAACTCTGCCTCAACTACTCAGCAACAGGTATTTTGAATTTTCACCCTAAccttttcagtttttacttGAAGTGAAGAATGTTGAGCATGATGATTGATCATTTTTCTGTTGCCTTTGTGCTACAGGCCATCAAAACAGGAGGCCAAACACAGCCTGGCACGACGGTGAACCAGTCATCTACCCTGTCTACCTCTGTGGGCACAACAATGGTTAGAAGTCCAGCGTTGGCTCAGCAAGGTGTTCTGTCAATTTCCATTCTCAAATATGTCTTCAGATCTTGTGGCTCatgctttacaaataaaagatACACATTCTTACTCACTCTTTATCCCTTATAGGCCAACCTCAGCAGGCTTTGACCCAGATGGGCCGTGTCCAGCCTGGATCCACAGCTGTGCCAGGTTCTACACCTGTGCAGACAACTGCAGGTCAGAGAGCAGCGGGTCCCGCATCATCCCCTTCCGCAGCCACCTCGGCTTCTGGACAGTCACCTGTAGCTTCCTCCCAGACCAACAGACCACAGCAGGGTCAAGTCAAACTCACTATGGCACAGCTCATGCAGTTAACACAAGGCGCTCAGGTGAGGGGCACTTTTTGTCTactaattttttttctcctataGTGAAAATGTGAACCCTATGAATTATTTAGtgtatttctcttttcatcCCTTCTTGTGGTCttactattttttatttgcCTATGTAAACCTTGTCTTGAAAGTTGCTGTACAAGTAaagtttataattattaaattatgttACAGGGAGGTAATCCAGGTCTGACGGTGGTGATCCAGGGTCAGGGCCAGACCCAGGGCCAGTTGCAAATCATCCCACAGGGTGTAACAGTCATCCCTGGCCCTGGTCAGCAGCTAATGCAGGCAGCCATGCCCAATGGCCAGGTCCAGCGCTTCCTCTTCACTCCCATGCCCCCATCCTCATCAGCGTCAACTTCAGCCCCCACCACTGTGACCCCTCAAACCCAAATGTCAACTCCAGTTCAAGCCAGAGCCCCTGCACAAGTCCAGACGACTCCTTCAGTCTTAGCCCAGGCCCAAATGGCAGCCCCTCTACCCACCCCAGCACATGTTCCAGCCTCAACACAAATGCCAAGTTTGGCCCCTACCCCAGCCTCGATCCTTGTGCCTACCCCAGCACAGGTTGCAGCCCAGGTCTCAATGCAAACACAAGTTTCCACCGCTACCCCTTCATCTGTACTGCCGCAAGTTGCAGCCCATGCATCATTCTCCACACCAGCCTCTGTCCCAACACAACCTCAAGTTGCAAGATCTATGCCTGCACCAGCACTAAATGCAGGCCCAGCCATGGCCCAAACCCAAGTCCCCACTCTTACCACAGGCTCATTCCCTACACAAACCCAAACTGCAGTGTCACTACCTGTTGTAGGACAAGTTGCACCCCAATCCCAGGTCCAGACACATGGCTTCAGTCCTGCCCCTGTCCAGATGCATGTTACTGCTCCTGCCCCTGCTTTAGCCCCCATCTCAGTCAAGGCTGCTACCCAAGTTGCTGCTACAGCGGCTACTCACTCAGCCCAAATACCTGTTTCTGCCTCTCTCCCCTCACCTGTCCCAGTTCCAACCCCTGCTCTTGCTCCCGTCTCCACTCCTGTCATCGCTGTTGTGTCCACCCAAATTGCTGTCCCATCCCCAGCCAAAGCTCTAACCCAAATCCAAGCTACAGCTCCCGTTCCCCTTCATGCTGCTGTGGCCAATGCTGTTGTCACACCAGTCACAGCCACCTCTACAACACCTTCAGTGCCAGGTAACGAACCCACTGCAAGTCCCCCAAATACACACATTGATCACCATCGACACCATTTATACAATTGTTGActttgatttgaaaaattgtgtagtttaatacttttttcttttaacttctCCCTCTTGTTGTAGCTCTGACAGAGCGGAGGGCAGCTCAGCCCCAGGTTTGGACCCCGGCCTCATCTCAAGCCCAGACTCCGGTTCAACCAGCCCAGCAGGCTGCAGCACCCGTGCAGCCACCTCCCCTGGCTACTGTACCTGCCTCCACCCCTGCATCAGTCTCCACACATTCACCTGTTACCCCTCTGCCTcaagcatctcttccttcacaATCTCAAGCACAAGTCCAGCACCCTGCCGTTGTATCCATGCAGCAGGTGACTCAAATACCAGTCTCGGCAGTGCAGGTTCATATGAAGGGGTTACCAGTCTCTTCTGTTGTTACTACTGTGAGACCCACCCAACCTCAGCTCCAGCCCCAAGCCCATACTCAACTTCAACCCCAACCTCAAGCCCAAATCCGTGCACAGATTCAGGTCCAACCTCATGGCCAAGTCCAACAAATGCAGCATCTCCAGGCCCAAGCACAAGCCCAAATCCACCCCCAGGTCAGAGTTCAGTTTCAGCCACAAACTCAGCAACTACCCCAAGCCCAAGTACAACCACTTGCTCAAATTCGACCTCAGGTGCAGTTTCAGTCCCAAAACCAAACCTTGCCCCAGGCCCAGGTCCAGACGCCAGCCCAGACCCAGCTCCAGTCAAGGGTCCAACCTCAGTACCACTCACAGGTACAGGTTCCACTTCAAACACAGGCGCAAACCCAACCCCAGGCTCAGCAACAGCCTCAGGTCCAACCACAACCCCAGGTTCAGTCGCAGCCTCAGGTTCAGACTCAGGCCCAAAATCAGCTCCAGCCCCAGATCCAAACCCAACTCCATCCCCAGGTTCAGGTCCAGTTCCAGCAACAGAACCAGATTCACCCTCAACCTCAGGCCCCGCAGCAAGCCCAAGTCCAAACCCAGCCCCAGTTACAAGTCCAGTCACAGCAGCCCACCCAGGTTCAGCAACAGCTTCAGGTCCAAGGCCAACCCCAAGTCCAAGCTAAGCTCCAAGTTCAGTTCCAGCCTCAGAACCAAACTCAAGTTCAAGCGCAGCCTCAGCTTCAGGTCCAGTCTCCAATCAGGCATCAGCTCATCACTGTCCCAGGGCTCCAACAACCAGTCCAGCTCCTCTCAGCCCTGCCACCACACGTTGCAGCCCAGATCCAAGCCCAGATCCAGGCACAGGCACAGCAGCAGGGTGGCACAGTTCCCCAGCAGATCAAACTACAGCTGCCTATCCAGATCCAGCAGACAGGGGGGCAAATTCAGGCCCACCAGATCCAGAACATGGTGACCATACAGGCACCGGCAAGTGTGCAGGAGCAGCTCCAGAGgatgcagcagctcagagaccagcagcagcagcaacagcaacaacaacaaccaaagaagaagaagactcaTGAGGCTAAAAGGGAACAGAAAGAGCTGAATCAGCAGGCTGTTAGCCCTGGGGATGGCATCCAGAAACAGGTGGGACTCAAAAACAGCAATTATTGATTTCTTACAGCATCCATACATAAAGCGTCTAGACACTATGAATATTAATGGAAcgttttctttatttcaggcGGTAGTGAAGCAGAATGCTACAGCAGAACAGCTGAAACAGAGGAAGACCCTGGCTGCGGCTGAGCGAGAGGAGAACCAGAGGTTTGGGTCTTAATAATCACACAAGTGTTGAGCTTTATgtcaaataatatttaattttactgAATAGCCATCACTTAACTGCACCACCAACTGAACCAAAATAACTCTGATGTATCTAACGCTCCACCGTCCTCTTTCTTCAGAATGATTGTGTGCAACCAGGTGATGAAGTTCATTCTCGACAAGATTGAGAAGGACGAGAAGCAGGCAGCtaagaagagaaagaaggaggaggtggtggagcaGAAACGCTCCAAGCAGAATGCCACCAAGCTGACTGCGCTGCTGTACAAGCACAAAGAGCAGCTGAAGGCTGAGATCCTGAAGAAGAGGGCTCTGCTGGAcaaggagctgcagctgcaagTGCAGGTTAGCAGGCATTCGGCATTTGagtcaaaatattttctttatcagaCATAAAATTTAGAGAGTTTAAAATCAGGGAAGTGGGATACTAAACATTACGTTACATGTCTTGTCTCCCTCTCAGGAGGAGCTGAGGCGGGACATAGCCAGGctacagaaagaaaaggagaaagccCGAGCTGCTATCGCCCAGGCAGCCGCAGCAACTGTCAAGGCAGCCTCCCATTCTTCCCACTCTTCCCACTCCTCCCATTCTTCTCACACTACTCATTCCTCTCACAGTACCCACACAGTGACCTCACCCTCCTCATCCCATAAACGCAAGAGGGAAGAGGAGcgagacaaagacagaaaccgAGACAGGGACAGGCATCATGACAAGGACAAGAAACGGGACAGAGACAGGGATAGGGACAGGGACAGAtatagagacagagacaaagacagagatcGGGatcgagagagggagagagaccgAGAGCGGGATAGACATCGGGACAGGGACAGAGACAAGGACAAGGACAGAGATAgggacagagacaaagacagagatcCCAGCTCAtcaaaacacaagaagaagaagaagctctCCTCTACCTCAAAGGATCACAAGAAGGACACCAAATTGTACTGTATCTGCAAAACAGCCTACGACGAGTCAAAGTAAGCTGTCTGGAGAGACATTTTGCACATTTCCTCTGATTTGAATGTAATGCTTAGGATGATTTCAGTGACGCAAAAATGATCTTTTCCTCTCAGGTTTTACATAGGGTGTGACCTGTGCTCCAACTGGTTCCATGGCGCATGCGTTGGCATTACAGAGAAGGAGGCTAAGAAGTTAGAGGACTTTGTGTGCAATGACTGTAAACGTGGCCAAGAGGGAGGAAGCAATGAAGAGCTGTACTGCATCTGCCGGACACCATACGACGAATCGCAGTATGGCTCCTAACACGTTACATAACTGTCATCAGCTAATACCATAATGTTCATGAAGAGGGTGTGATTGACAGCAGGGATATCTGTCAGCATACACTATATTCAACACCAAGCAATGCTGCCAAATCCAACCCAGCATTTCCTTATATTTCAGAACATGTCATTGGTTTGCTAACCAGGATGTATCCGATTTTCACCTGCAGGTTTTACATCGGCTGCGACCGCTGCCAGAACTGGTACCACGGCCGCTGCGTGGGCATCCTGCAGAGTGAAGCCAATCACATTGACGTGTACGTGTGCCCGCAGTGTCAGTCGACAGAAGACGCCATGACAGTTCTCACGCCGCTGACTGACAAAGACTATGAGGGGTTGAAAAGAATATTACGGTCGTTACAGGTATGGAACCTATTTCAGACTGCCATTGTTCACATAATAAAAGTAATATGAAGTAGAAACTTAGCTGaaagcaaatttaaaaagtGCTTTTGGTTGTCCATCCGTATGTACATACGTATGTCCCATTCTCGTGAAcatgatatctcaggaacacctggaaggaatttcattacatctgggacaaatgtccacttggactcaaggatgaactgattagaatttggtggtcaaaggttactgtgacctcacaagacacgtttttggccataactcaagaatttatacactaattatgacaaagtttcacacaaatgtctaataggataaaatgatgaagtgatgacattttatatccaaaaggtcaaaggtcaacctCACTGTGATATAATGttctgtaaaaacacttttctggacattattcaacaccataactcaggaacagaagtgGAGATTATgactatatttcacatttggtcagatactgaattggtgacactaatcttgggtgccCACTTTAaaactgtggtgattttatAGATCTTCTGTGTTGCCGGGTTGAAGATGTTTGTGAAGCATccacgttttagaatttgtagcttcttttcattttgctttccCGAGGCACTTGTATGAGTCCATCCTCTTCACTTCCTCTCCCTGGATGACAACCGGGAATATCCTATATAAATTACACCTCTCATTGCAGTTTACTTTATACCCAGAACACTCTCCAAATTATTTAATGATGTTAAGAGCATGTGATATGGAATGGCATGTATCACACAACAGTAATAatatatcatcagcataaagaTTTATCTTAAAATAATATCCACTAATTTTGATGCCTCGTTCATCTTCTTTAGCTCTTCCTGCACATGCCAAAGGCTCCAGTGCCAGCGGCTGCTCTGCGAGGACTCTGcttgtttttctggttttggtgtGGTTTGGGCAGAGTTGTGTACGACCGCAGCACACTTCTGAACATTGGATTTGACTCAACCCACCAGTTTTCCTGCTTTATGTGTGTTGATCCTGTGAGATGCTCATCATGGCAAAACAAGAAGAACGATAGAGCACACTTCTCGTGCTGTAATCCAGTTTATAATGACTGGGCCAAAGCTATATttagataaaacataaaacaaataagacCACTCTACCTTATCAAAAGCTTTTTAGCAGTGATGCAGTTATCATTAGATGTTGCTTTTTCTAGTGCATTGCAAgaatattttgaataatttaGAGTCATTACTTAGCAAATTTAATGGATAATTGTTGCTCAATTGCCTGTTGTCCTTTTGTGGTTTTAGTATTATTGgaactcatttttaaaatgtattctgtaataatttcttgttttttcaacAGTCTCACAAAATGGCATGGCCTTTCCTTGAACCAGTGGATCCCCATGATGCACCTGATTATTATCGCGTGATCAAGGAGCCAATGGGTAAGATAGAACAAATGATAGCAATCGTTTGCGGCTGACTTCTTCTTCAAAAAAATGTCCAATGTGTCTGCCCCATAGTACCTTTTC
The genomic region above belongs to Thunnus albacares chromosome 17, fThuAlb1.1, whole genome shotgun sequence and contains:
- the LOC122966690 gene encoding nucleosome-remodeling factor subunit BPTF-like isoform X2 codes for the protein MRGKRGRPPKPLPAAEPSAPTARGLRPRRNLKPRARDSGEEDVESPTRETTKPGRKRKGGSVTSTRGRGRGRGGGRGGRGGRRGGRRTATSKTVVYDDHESEEDDDAVSLRSEEDDFIEEEPQSEEDEALKEDSDCLDDGDDVLDEEEEEEEDDGASYCTESSFRSQSTHASTPGKKKARAPRPRTPILEEKEIPALELPETSEDLLVPNEELLNATSIYEVLRNFSTVLRLSPFRFEDFCAALVGQEQCTLIAETHISLLKAILREEDSSNTTFGPADLKDSANSTLYFIDGMTWPEVLRAYCESDREYHHVLPYQEVDEYPYGPLDSKIKVLQFLVDQFLTTNIAREELMSDGVMQYDDHCRVCHRLGDLLCCETCSAVYHLECVKPPLEEVPEDEWQCEICVAHKVPGVTDSVTEAQKNRPYIRQEPIGYDRHQRKYWFLNRRIIVEEDGEHEKKKIWYYSTKAQLEELLECLDKGYWEMDLYATLEEMKEEVQAHMDITEDLTNKARGNNKAYLTAVNDVILERMKVMRERQEAKRRAEEAKQEAETGSVKTAEDPARFTSQLDNGQHKDTEAKEEASSQAAAVPPAAEESCVSDPNPGSATQDAAVPKTESLESNKETQPAQESGESPPVAKQERTDEDIKAESGSEDPHPNDTQAQTQDQLQPSSQPESSSGSSQVSGCGRLRKPEQPDLADRSSQSSFTSQDGTEEYNERVKNDRGTAARDSNNQTPRGSKESSPAHSDGEASRLSFFKRDLAVNLNNLFKLGQEGKYRVYHNQYSTNVLALNKHQHREDHDKRRHLSHKFSLTPASEFKWNGSIYGSRSLTVSTLRLTIIQLETNVPAPFMHPNWASHRTNWNKAVQMCSKAREFALALAILECAIKPVVMLPVWKDSLGHTRLHRMTSMEREEKEKVKKREKKLEDEETLQQATWVKYTIPIKHQVWKQKGEEYRVTGYGGWNWVSKTHVPRFVPKLPGNTNVNYRKELEAKMSKEKAAACTNKQKTLPEKEQTTTNTVDEDKEQASINESSQSTSSEDGQTSKEEVKPAEEEREKNVEEKREDEKMEVDPCPETAASSDEKEKVENKSPSSPAVQPVREEPIQKVEQPKKEETAASKPYYDVVNVSESFQLRTAYKKKVKPSKLDGLLERRVKQFTLEEKQRLERMRQAALQSKMAATKPPSGVKTEGSTIVKQQPAVTPCVKVEEKEEGKPVKDHVVKKLDFEEEQMEVKTDNMDIKSDSTAPNNSKQTEVNPVQGNGGEAPTHKEVNGGPLANTELNSKNNCISEAIEKTQKPEVARVGENAKKRGYEEVEQGSGQNNTESMEVDQTKTNSVQVNGETVASAPADSNSVQGDIKEPLVNGNLSQNDVSNMGHPPPLKVPKLENHVAEKGDSLSAVSNKNQDVPLDKLPSSSPSSLNSNSTDNCSGSEIVKTSTQAVVTTNTTTDISKAAVMSQAASSAVSSITTSTSSITQPSSLAPGAAVSQKTKPNTTADAKMGSPGSTTTTSMTISKEYSTRDRVSLLRFSKSKKARSGTALPSYRKFVTKSSKKSIFILPNDDLKRLARRAGIREVPIFNYNAKPAPDIWPYPSPRPTFGITWRYRLQTVRSLAGVSLMLRLLWACLRWDDMAVKPSAAVGTTRKETTDTDIITTEIIKRKDVGPYGIRSEYCIRKIICPLGNRDTPKETPTPQRKGLRSSALRPKKQEPAKLTGPIAVETWVPEEELELWEIRAFAERVEREKSQGIDPSKTGSTLKTAEEVKAHLENQLKQARLAAQQKRLEQQRPSTTATTSTATTTTTSASTPITPTPTGPRTGQVTSGTKMVLASKLGSPVSFQQDKNFHQSFASWVKQGQNNNSSGVVQQKVLGIFPSGPPANLRTYSTLHPTTGNMNLRATNSASTTQQQAIKTGGQTQPGTTVNQSSTLSTSVGTTMVRSPALAQQGQPQQALTQMGRVQPGSTAVPGSTPVQTTAGQRAAGPASSPSAATSASGQSPVASSQTNRPQQGQVKLTMAQLMQLTQGAQGGNPGLTVVIQGQGQTQGQLQIIPQGVTVIPGPGQQLMQAAMPNGQVQRFLFTPMPPSSSASTSAPTTVTPQTQMSTPVQARAPAQVQTTPSVLAQAQMAAPLPTPAHVPASTQMPSLAPTPASILVPTPAQVAAQVSMQTQVSTATPSSVLPQVAAHASFSTPASVPTQPQVARSMPAPALNAGPAMAQTQVPTLTTGSFPTQTQTAVSLPVVGQVAPQSQVQTHGFSPAPVQMHVTAPAPALAPISVKAATQVAATAATHSAQIPVSASLPSPVPVPTPALAPVSTPVIAVVSTQIAVPSPAKALTQIQATAPVPLHAAVANAVVTPVTATSTTPSVPALTERRAAQPQVWTPASSQAQTPVQPAQQAAAPVQPPPLATVPASTPASVSTHSPVTPLPQASLPSQSQAQVQHPAVVSMQQVTQIPVSAVQVHMKGLPVSSVVTTVRPTQPQLQPQAHTQLQPQPQAQIRAQIQVQPHGQVQQMQHLQAQAQAQIHPQVRVQFQPQTQQLPQAQVQPLAQIRPQVQFQSQNQTLPQAQVQTPAQTQLQSRVQPQYHSQVQVPLQTQAQTQPQAQQQPQVQPQPQVQSQPQVQTQAQNQLQPQIQTQLHPQVQVQFQQQNQIHPQPQAPQQAQVQTQPQLQVQSQQPTQVQQQLQVQGQPQVQAKLQVQFQPQNQTQVQAQPQLQVQSPIRHQLITVPGLQQPVQLLSALPPHVAAQIQAQIQAQAQQQGGTVPQQIKLQLPIQIQQTGGQIQAHQIQNMVTIQAPASVQEQLQRMQQLRDQQQQQQQQQQPKKKKTHEAKREQKELNQQAVSPGDGIQKQAVVKQNATAEQLKQRKTLAAAEREENQRMIVCNQVMKFILDKIEKDEKQAAKKRKKEEVVEQKRSKQNATKLTALLYKHKEQLKAEILKKRALLDKELQLQVQEELRRDIARLQKEKEKARAAIAQAAAATVKAASHSSHSSHSSHSSHTTHSSHSTHTVTSPSSSHKRKREEERDKDRNRDRDRHHDKDKKRDRDRDRDRDRYRDRDKDRDRDRERERDRERDRHRDRDRDKDKDRDRDRDKDRDPSSSKHKKKKKLSSTSKDHKKDTKLYCICKTAYDESKFYIGCDLCSNWFHGACVGITEKEAKKLEDFVCNDCKRGQEGGSNEELYCICRTPYDESQFYIGCDRCQNWYHGRCVGILQSEANHIDVYVCPQCQSTEDAMTVLTPLTDKDYEGLKRILRSLQSHKMAWPFLEPVDPHDAPDYYRVIKEPMDFSTMESRLQKRHYHKLTEFVADVTKIFDNCRYYNPNDTPFFQCAEVLEGFFVQKLKCFKASRSHNNKLQSSSAS